From the genome of Verrucomicrobiota bacterium, one region includes:
- a CDS encoding HAD-IIA family hydrolase has translation MKFNMHKQLRNLRHVALDMDGTIYNGGTLFQSTAPFLSLLKALGIGYTFLTNNPSKSITDYLAHLQRMGIVTTEGQLYTSTRSTIEFLLESQPRVRRLFVLGTSSMSREMSTAGFVLTADSPGDEPDAVVVGFDNTLTYARLCRAAWWIKHGKPYFATNPDRVCPTDEPNVLLDCGSICAALERATGCAPAAVLGKPDPAMLRGILNQHGLKANQLAVVGDRLYTDITMAHRAGALGVLVLTGEATAVDASEFSPPPDLVVKGLAEFGALLREARQEAVKM, from the coding sequence ATGAAATTCAACATGCACAAACAGCTACGGAACCTCCGCCATGTCGCGCTCGACATGGATGGTACGATCTACAACGGCGGCACGTTGTTTCAATCGACTGCCCCTTTCCTCTCACTCCTCAAAGCGCTGGGTATCGGGTACACGTTCCTGACCAATAATCCGTCCAAAAGCATAACCGACTACCTCGCCCACCTTCAGCGCATGGGCATTGTCACCACGGAGGGCCAGCTCTACACCTCCACCCGGTCAACGATTGAGTTTCTGCTGGAATCGCAACCCCGCGTGCGTCGCTTGTTTGTGCTCGGCACGTCCAGCATGAGCCGGGAGATGAGCACGGCGGGATTTGTCCTCACTGCCGACAGCCCCGGCGATGAACCGGACGCCGTGGTGGTCGGGTTTGACAACACCCTGACATATGCGCGTCTCTGCCGCGCGGCGTGGTGGATCAAACACGGCAAGCCCTACTTCGCCACGAATCCAGACCGCGTCTGCCCAACTGATGAACCGAACGTGCTGCTGGATTGCGGTTCCATCTGTGCCGCGCTGGAACGCGCAACTGGCTGCGCTCCGGCCGCCGTGTTGGGCAAACCGGACCCCGCCATGCTCCGCGGCATCCTGAATCAGCATGGCTTGAAGGCAAATCAACTTGCGGTGGTGGGCGACCGGCTTTACACGGACATCACCATGGCGCATCGGGCGGGCGCCTTGGGGGTGCTCGTGCTCACCGGCGAAGCCACCGCCGTGGATGCCTCCGAATTCTCTCCGCCGCCGGATCTGGTCGTCAAGGGACTGGCTGAATTCGGCGCGCTCTTGCGAGAAGCCAGGCAGGAGGCTGTAAAGATG